The DNA window CCGTACCATGCTCATCGGCATGGTTATCCGCGCAACCGCAACCGTGCGGACAAATTCGATATCGTCGATCTTGGCCATCGGCGTATCGGCCAACATATCGCCGAGCACCGTGCCCTTAACCGGCACCAGCGCATTGACCGGGACGCTTTCGGGATGCTGCGGCAAAGTCGCCAGAGTGTGGACGAAACCAACGCGATCTTCGCGTGTTTCGCCCATGCCCACGATTCCGCCGCTGCACACATTAATGCCGGAATTGCGGACATGATCGAGCGTTTCAATCCGCTCTTCAAACTTGCGCGTACTGATCACCCGCTCGTAATATTCAGGGCTGCTGTCGATGTTGTGATTGTAATAATCGAGCCCAGCCTCGGCGAGCATATCCGCCTGTTTCGGCGTCAGCATACCCAGCGTCATACAGGTCTCTAAACCCATCCCGCGCACGCCCTTCACGATCTCGACAATCGCGGGCATATCGCGGTCTTTCGGGTTGCGCCAAGCCGCGCCCATACAGAAACGCTGACTGCCATGATCCTTGGCCTGAGCTGCCGATTGCAACACCGCCTGCACATCCATCAGCTTGGTCGCCTCGACCCCGGAGTCCGCCTTCACCGACTGCGAACAATAGCCGCAATCCTCTGGGCAGCCGCCGGTCTTGATCGACAGCAAAGTGCACAGCTGAACTTGGCTGGGGGGATGGTTTTCACGGTGAACGCTGGCCGCTTGGAACAGTAGTTCGGTAAACGGAAGGTTGAACAGCACCGCGATTTCGTCGCGGGTCCAGTCAGTGCGGATATTGGTCAAACTATAAACTCCGTTCGGGCTGAGCTGTTCAAAGCCTTGCCGTTCTTCTTCTTTTTCAAGCGATAAAGTAAAATACGACCCTTCTAATAGGCTAGGGTTGACGGGTGGAAGGAAAGCTACTCCTCCCCTCCCAATTCCTCACCTGCAGGCGGCATATTATGCCCTAGTAATCGCAGCATGTCTGCGCCGCATTCAACCACGTTAGAGCCAGGGCCATAGATGCCCTGCACGCCCGCCTCTCGGAGGAAGTCGTAATCTTGCGGCGGGATGACGCCTCCTGCGACCACTTTGATATCTTGCCGGCCAGCGCCTTTGAGCAAGTCGATCAATTCAGGAATTAGCGTCTTGTGACCCGCCGCGAGCGAGCTTGCGCCGATCGCATCGACATCATGCTCCAGCGCCATTTTCACGGTCTCGTCGGGAGTCTGGAACAAGGGGCCGGACACGACTTCAAAGCCCATATCGCTGAAGGCGCTGGCGATCACATTTGCGCCGCGATCGTGGCCGTCTTGACCCATCTTTGCGACCATAATCTTCGGCTTGCGGCCAAGCCGGCGTTCCACAGCCTGGACCCCATCCAGAACTTGCGCCCAGCGTTGGTCGAACTCGTAGGCGGTTTTGTAAACGCCTGTGACCGGCTTTGGCGTGGTATCGTAACGTCCGAATACTTCTTCCATCGCTGAAGAAATCTCGCCGAGAGTGGCGCGGGCACGCGCCGCATCGACAGCCAGAGCGAGCAAGTTTCCCTCGGTCTTCGCTCCCTCGGTCAAAGCCCTCAGCGCCGCCTGACATGCAGCCTCGTCGCGGCCTTCGCGGTTCTTATTCAGCCGTGCAATCTGGCCCGTGCGGACCTTGTGATTATCGATGTCCAGCGTGTCGAGATGATCCTCCGTCTCGCGGCGATATTTGTTCACGCCGACAATTACATCTTCGCCCTTATCAACCCGCGTTTGCTTCGCTGCAGCAGCCTCTTCGATCCGCTGTTTCGGCATCCCGCTATCGACCGCGATGGTCATCCCGCCGAGCTCGTCGACTTCGGCCATAAGCACTTCGGCTTCCTCGACCAGTTTCGCCGTCAGGGCCTCGATATAATAGCTGCCGCCAAGCGGATCGACGACATCGGTGATGCCGGTTTCCTCCTGCAAAACCAGTTGCGTGTTGCGCGCGATGCGCGCGCTGAAATCAGTCGGCAGCGCGATAGCTTCATCGAGCGCGTTGGTGTGCAGCGATTGCGTTCCGCCAAGCGTCGCGGCCATCGCCTCCACCGTGGTGCGGATGACGTTGTTGTAAGGATCTTGCTCCTGCAAGCTAACACCCGAGGTCTGGCAATGCGTTCGAAGCATTTTGGAGCGTTCGGATTGCGCGCCGAGATCGTCCATAACCTTGTACCACAATGTGCGTGCGGCGCGCAGCTTGGCGATTTCCATGAAGAAGTTCATGCCGATGCCGAAGAAGAAACTCAGTCGCCCTGCGAAGGCATCAATGTCCAGCCCGGTCGCCATCGCGCTTTTCACATATTCCTTGCCGTCGGCAATGGTGAACGCAAGCTCCTGAACCGCCGTCGCGCCAGCTTCATGCATGTGATAGCCGCTGATCGAAATCGAGTTGAACTGAGGCATATTGGCCGAGGTATAACCAATAATATCCGACACAATCCGCATGCTTGGCGCGGGCGGATAGATGTAAGTGTTGCGGACCATGAATTCTTTGAGAATGTCGTTCTGGATCGTGCCCGAAAGCTGCTGCGGCGACACGCCCTGCTCTTCCCCCGCAACGATGTAGAACGCCAAAATCGGAATA is part of the Pontixanthobacter gangjinensis genome and encodes:
- the bioB gene encoding biotin synthase BioB; its protein translation is MTNIRTDWTRDEIAVLFNLPFTELLFQAASVHRENHPPSQVQLCTLLSIKTGGCPEDCGYCSQSVKADSGVEATKLMDVQAVLQSAAQAKDHGSQRFCMGAAWRNPKDRDMPAIVEIVKGVRGMGLETCMTLGMLTPKQADMLAEAGLDYYNHNIDSSPEYYERVISTRKFEERIETLDHVRNSGINVCSGGIVGMGETREDRVGFVHTLATLPQHPESVPVNALVPVKGTVLGDMLADTPMAKIDDIEFVRTVAVARITMPMSMVRLSAGRESMSDAAQALCFMAGANSIFTGDKLLTAPNAGDDSDAALFERLGLTALQGEEPMRIAQGGGCKVPEPAE
- the scpA gene encoding methylmalonyl-CoA mutase, which encodes MTDKPTVSDWNALADKESKGRDLSREMPEGFALKPLYTQADATDPGLPGFAPFTRGVKATMYAGRPWTIRQYAGFSTAEESNAFYRRNLAAGQKGLSVAFDLATHRGYDSDHPRVVGDVGKAGVAIDTVEDMQILFDQIPLETMSVSMTMNGAVIPILAFYIVAGEEQGVSPQQLSGTIQNDILKEFMVRNTYIYPPAPSMRIVSDIIGYTSANMPQFNSISISGYHMHEAGATAVQELAFTIADGKEYVKSAMATGLDIDAFAGRLSFFFGIGMNFFMEIAKLRAARTLWYKVMDDLGAQSERSKMLRTHCQTSGVSLQEQDPYNNVIRTTVEAMAATLGGTQSLHTNALDEAIALPTDFSARIARNTQLVLQEETGITDVVDPLGGSYYIEALTAKLVEEAEVLMAEVDELGGMTIAVDSGMPKQRIEEAAAAKQTRVDKGEDVIVGVNKYRRETEDHLDTLDIDNHKVRTGQIARLNKNREGRDEAACQAALRALTEGAKTEGNLLALAVDAARARATLGEISSAMEEVFGRYDTTPKPVTGVYKTAYEFDQRWAQVLDGVQAVERRLGRKPKIMVAKMGQDGHDRGANVIASAFSDMGFEVVSGPLFQTPDETVKMALEHDVDAIGASSLAAGHKTLIPELIDLLKGAGRQDIKVVAGGVIPPQDYDFLREAGVQGIYGPGSNVVECGADMLRLLGHNMPPAGEELGGEE